In Corylus avellana chromosome ca8, CavTom2PMs-1.0, the genomic stretch AGAGACATTGGCACGTTTCTTTGCCAGGGCATCACCCAATACAGAAATTCCACCCCTGCCATAATCATCATCTACAAAGATGGCAATCACCTCCCTCCAATTACAATATTCAACCAAATTAGCTATTGCATACACTTGGAAATAATCACTATGTGTAGTGCGGACAAAATATGGGTATTGCAGTGTAGAAAGAGtcgaaatgaaaaatataagaaccccaaaaaacctaaacaatcaaaatgaaaaacctCGGTTGAACACAAGCTTTTACATCAAACAATGAAAAAATCCATCCAAGTGTTCACGTGCTCACTTAAATAATAAGCTAATAATatttagaaaataacaaaagaaaaaaaggcctATATCAAACAATACTCTAGTCTTTAACTACGTTGTTCTTTTGGAGAAGAGataggggggggggggtggtgtGAGGGGGAGGAGATAGAATTGGAAGCAATGCAGAAGATTGAACTAATCCCCAAAGATGGttttaagagaagaaaagcaaTCAATccaattttaaataacatgggacaaaaaaaaaaacacaaatcacGTTTGCACTCTAATTGTAATGTAAGATCCATCATACTTCTCACTGCACACTGTCAGTACAGAGAAACCTGGCAGGATCATAAGATTTCACTATAGGAAGCTATGTTATGCCACCAAATGGCTTTAAATGCCACAGTGGAAACACGAAACCTGAATAACACAGGTATTTACATTTATGCATATAAGTGGGCAACAGCTTCCGGTAGGGTAAGGCTCATTATTTCCAAAAGCAATAGCAGAATTAGATAACTTACATAAGGGCTGATATTGAAAACACCAAGCATGTCAAATGTGATAAGCAAAACACTTTCACATGTTAGGTCGGAACTCTTTTTATCTCAAGTGGTCTGATGTGAAACAAACCAAGCCATTAGAACtctaaaaagatataaaatttaACTGAAAAACCACCTCAAGTGGTATGGATTTGAAACCAGCCAAGCAATTAGATAATGTGAAAATCAAAACCCAACCACACCAACCTTTGAACAATCCTAAACAGTAAAAGCTAGAAGACAAGAGTCTACGACAACAAATTAGATCACTAGATAAAAAGACAGGTTAACAAGGACCTACAGCAAAAAATTGATATCCATTTAATatcacataaaaagaaaaaaactggaAACCAGAAATTTACAAAGAGTTCTACCTGTATCTGTCACGATCGCGTCTTCTATCCCTATCTCTTTCCCTAACAGGGCTTCGTCCACGGTAATCCTGCtaaaagttaaaaccaaaaatatgaGAACAGCAAAAACATAACCCACAAAAATACAATGATGCAAAAATCACTAAGCAAAACCTAGATGAGAGAACAATAAAACCTAaagaatcaaaattaaaaaaaaaaaaaaaaaaaaaagaaaaaaaaaagacctctAGTGTGGGCGTCGTTCGGTGGGTGGAGGCGAGCAAACCGCGTGAGGTTGAGATGGCTGGCGTTCGGCGGAAATTGGTGGTGGTCGAAGGCACTGCTTGGTCGTGGCCCGCGCTGCTGGGTGGAAGAGGGTGGAGGGAAGAGTTTTGGGGGTTTGGAGAAACAGACAAACCTGTGATAGGCACAAGGTATTTGTGCTCATAACAAGacccaaacccaaatcaaaGATCTCTCTGCAAGTACACTTGTTCaactcaaaaatgaaaaaataccTCCTAAAACTAGAGCTGGTGACTTGCCGATTTTTGGATGGTGGGCGATGGTGGGCGACGCCGGTCGTTGTGGCGGGAGGAGGTCGGCCGGATTTCGAGCTGGTGACGTTCGATGGTTTTGGATGGTCGGCTTAACCGGTGGTGGCATGGGTGGCTTTCGGTGGCGGCAGTGCTTGGAGGTTGGCAGCGGGCGGAAGATGAGGGAAGGGAGGGAGCAGCGTGGGAGAGGAAGGGAGGGAAACGTTTTGGGGGATTTGGGAGAGAAacgaaaatttgaaattttaaccTGCACGtgtgattgtttttttttttaataaagttgaTAACTATGGTTGAGTTAACCATGCCAGCTCAGCAAGATGCGGACAGATTGCTGATAGAATGCTGCTccgtagcattactcttttaattttgtattgtttcGCTCacagttttctctttttctcagaAACTCTTTCCACTTTTTGTTTTCACTATTTCCCAAAACTctttccaccttttttttttgtttttttttcattgtccGGCTATATATCTCTGCCTCTCTAGCTCTCTCTTCTTCGCACCTCTCTTTTCTTCCCACATAATCTGTTTTTCtatcatcttcttcctcttcctctttttctcAGCTTCAACGACATCTCTTCCACACCAACC encodes the following:
- the LOC132190359 gene encoding uncharacterized protein LOC132190359 isoform X1 yields the protein MPPPVKPTIQNHRTSPARNPADLLPPQRPASPTIAHHPKIGKSPALVLGGLSVSPNPQNSSLHPLPPSSAGHDQAVPSTTTNFRRTPAISTSRGLLASTHRTTPTLEQDYRGRSPVRERDRDRRRDRDRYRQFRN
- the LOC132190359 gene encoding uncharacterized protein LOC132190359 isoform X2 codes for the protein MPPPVKPTIQNHRTSPARNPADLLPPQRPASPTIAHHPKIGKSPALVLGGLSVSPNPQNSSLHPLPPSSAGHDQAVPSTTTNFRRTPAISTSRGLLASTHRTTPTLEDYRGRSPVRERDRDRRRDRDRYRQFRN